The following are from one region of the Spodoptera frugiperda isolate SF20-4 chromosome 20, AGI-APGP_CSIRO_Sfru_2.0, whole genome shotgun sequence genome:
- the LOC118262110 gene encoding collagen alpha-2(IV) chain isoform X38: protein MGPGTLFYFLAALAIIHASEDTPKTKPKDEFKALSEAREARQYDSYQGQPDNEVVVDIEDDEKKQYYETNYDTSAYGFGYDVGPNGQFHHENRGPDGVTYGCYGYLDPDNFLRATHYVADSHGYRVVEPEKPVEVFPDEKYEYDESTGQALNTRPGQIIPWEKLFFPKGCGRTPGGVPAKPLPKPTPKPPRPIDSSSETTNVKPVQSGQGPNGPYGPGSWQGQPGKPGTPGRPGTPGTPGTPGTPGSPGSPGTPGGPGGPGGPGGPGGPSGGYYPGSSGTPGTAGSPGTPGTPGSPGTPGGPGTPGTSGYPGTAGTPGTPGYPGTEGTPGTPGYPGTAGTPGTPGTPGYPGTEGTPGTPGYPGTAGTPGTPGYPGTEGTPGTPGTPGYPGTAGYPGTAGTPGTPGYPGTEGTPGTPGTPGYPGTEGTPGTPGTPGYPGTAGTPGYPGYYPGGSGGYYPGQPTAPGTDGYYPGQGSGPGGPLGPDGTYGPDGTYYPGTPGTPGTPGTPGSPGGPGGPGGPGGPGGPGGPGGPNGPNGPSNGGYYPGQPGRPGTPGSPGSPGTPGGPGGPGGPGGPGGPGGPNGPNGPSSGGYYPGQPGSPGTPGSPGSPGTPGGPGGPGGPGGPGGPGGPNGPNGPSSGGYYPGQPGSPGTPGSPGSPGTPGGPGGPGGPGGPGGPGGPNGPNGPSSGGYYPGQPGSPGTPGSPGSPGTPGGPGGPGGPGGPGGPGGPNGPNGPSSGGYYPGQPGSPGTPGSPGSPGTPGGPGGPGGPGGPGGPGGPNGPNGPSNGGYYPGQPGSPGSPGSPGSPGTPGGPGGPGGPGGPGGPGGPTDTTTYPGQSSGQPSQPGQPGYPGKPGQPGYPGQPGQPGQPGQPGQPGQGGQPGKPGQPGYPGQPGQPGYPGQPGQPGQPGQPGQGGQPGKPGQPGYPGQPGQPGYPGQPGQPGQGGQPGQPGQPGGPGQPGYPGQPGQPGQGGQPGKPGQPGYPGQPGQPGYPGQPGQPGQPGQGGQPGKPGQPGYPGQPGQPGYPGQPGQPGQPGQGGQPGKPGQPGYPGQPGQPGYPGQPGQPGQPGQGGQPGKPGQPGYPGQPGQPGYPGQPGQPGQPGQGGQPGKPGQPGYPGQPGYPGQPGQPGQPGQGGQPGKPGQPGYPGQPGQPGYPGQPGQPGQPGQGGQPGKPGQPGYPGQPGQPGYPGQPGQPGGPGQQGQPGYPGQPGQPGQGGQPGQPGQPGGPGQPGYPGQPGQPGKPGQPGQPGYPGQPGQPGQPGYPGQPGQPGQPGYPGQPGQPGQPGKPGQPGQPGYPGQPGQPGQPGQPGQPGYPEQPGQPGGPGRPEDLTKPGQPGYPGQQGQPGGPGQPGQPGYPGQPGKPGQPGQPGYPGQPGQPGYPGQPGQPGQPGQQGQPGQPGKPGQPGQPGYPGQPGKPGEPGQPGYPGQPGQPGKPGQPGQPGYPGQPGEPGQPGQPGQPGQPGYPGQPGQPGGPGQPGQPGYPGQPGQAGQPGQPGYPGQPGQPGYPGQQGQPGGPGQPGQPGTPGQPGQPGYPGQPGQPGEPGKPGQPGQPGQPGYPGQPGQPGYPGQQGQPGGPGQPGQPGYPGQPGQPGQPGQPGQPGYPGQPGQPGEPGKPGQPGQPGQPGYPGQPGQPGYPGQQGQPGGPGQPGQPGYPGQPGQPGQPGQPGQPGYPGQPGQPGYPGQQGQPGGPGQPGQPGYPGQPGQPGQPGQPGQPGYPGQPGQPGYPGQQGQPGGPGQPGQPGTPGQPGQPGYPGQPGQPGEPGKPGQPGQPGQPGYPGQPGQPGYPGQQGQPGGPGQPGQPGKPGQPGQPGYPGQQGQPGGPGQPGQPGTPGQPGQPGYPGQPGQPGEPGKPGQPGQPGQPGYPGQPGQPGYPGQQGQPGGPGQPGQPGYPGQPGQPGEPGKPGQPGQPGQPGYPGQPGQPGQPGQSGGPGQPGQPGYPGQPGQPGGPGQPGQPGYPGQPGQPGYPGQPGQPGQPGHPGQPGYPGQPGQPGQPGYPGQPGQPGYPGQPGQPGQPGQPGYPGQPGQPGQPGYPGQPGQPGYPGQPGQPGQPGQPGYPGQPGQPGQPGQPGYPGQPGQPGYPGQPGQPGQPGYPGQPGQYPDSETAPSGTGVQPPATVPSHQMPPFPIYVIPYPLPIVPSPASCPCYLLKPGQNETNVQAQGPQATAPPHYQNQPQYPPYGIIGFVPVVFVPYCPGNASNMNSAQQNFPNAVPVQYSCNQCQASSDIYRYLGRLNGGRSTGFKDLKDLKDLKEIKSLTELDDLLKNQIKPLEKSMHTIAANPRVLAETNDKNEKKEKIETKTPRRRTRTGRTRVSKN from the exons ATGGGGCCGGGAACACTCTTCTATTTcttg GCCGCGCTGGCTATAATACATGCCAGCGAGGATACGCCAAAGACAAAGCCAAAAGATGAATTCAAAGCATTATCCGAAGCGCGAGAAGCTCGCCAATATGACTCGTACCAGGGACAACCAGATAACGAAGTGGTCGTGGACATAGAGGACGATGAAAAGAAACAGTATTATGAAACCAATTACGACAcaa GTGCATACGGCTTCGGTTATGACGTCGGTCCAAATGGGCAGTTCCATCATGAGAACCGCGGTCCGGATGGCGTCACCTATGGTTGCTATGGTTACTTGGACCCAGATAACTTCCTTCGTGCTACTCACTACGTTGCTGACAGCCACGGATACAGAGTAGTGGAACCAGAGAAACCAGTCGAAGTATTCCCTGACGAGAAATATGAATACGATGAATC CACTGGACAGGCGTTAAACACTCGGCCCGGACAAATCATCCCCTGGGAGAAACTCTTCTTCCCCAAGGGATGCGGTCGTACTCCCGGTGGAGTTCCAGCCAAGCCTTTACCGAAACCTACGCCCAAACCACCTCGTCCCATAGACAGCAGTAGCGAGACCACGAATGTCAAACCTGTACAATCTGGACAAG gACCCAATGGACCTTACGGCCCTGGATCat GGCAAGGtcaaccaggcaagccaggaaCTCCCGGCAGGCCCGGTACTCCAGGTACTCCAGGCACCCCAGGAACCCCAGGCTCTCCCGGTTCTCCCGGCACACCAGGTGGACCAG GAGGTCCAGGTGGTCCCGGCGGCCCCGGTGGTCCATCAGGCGGCTACTACCCCGGCTCTAGTGGAACCCCAGGCACCGCTGGATCTCCAGGAACCCCAGGTACACCCGGTAGTCCCGGTACCCCCGGCGGCCCAGGTACTCCTGGGACCTCAGGTTACCCTGGCACAGCTGGTACCCCAGGTACACCTGGATACCCAGGCACAGAAGGAACCCCAGGTACACCTGGTTACCCAGGCACAGCTGGTACCCCAGGCACACCAGGTACACCTGGATATCCAGGTACAGAAGGCACCCCAGGAACACCTGGTTACCCAGGTACGGCAGGTACCCCAGGTACACCTGGTTACCCAGGCACAGAAGGAACTCCTGGCACTCCAGGTACACCTGGTTACCCAGGCACAGCTGGTTACCCAGGCACAGCTGGTACCCCAGGCACACCTGGTTACCCAGGCACAGAAGGAACCCCAGGAACACCAGGCACACCTGGTTACCCAGGCACAGAAGGAACCCCAGGCACACCAGGCACACCTGGATATCCAGGCACAGCAGGCACACCTGGTTACCCAGGATACTATCCCGGCG GCTCAGGTGGATATTACCCAGGACAACCAACTGCACCAG GCACAGACGGCTATTATCCAGGACAAGGTAGTGGACCAG GAGGACCATTAGGTCCTGATGGTACTTATGGTCCCGATGGTACCTACTACCCGGGCACTCCAGGAACACCAGGCACACCAGGCACACCAGGCAGCCCCGGCGGCCCTGGCGGCCCag GAGGTCCCGGAGGGCCCGGCGGTCCTGGAGGCCCCGGAGGACCTAATGGACCCAATGGCCCATCAAACGGCGGCTACTACCCAGGACAACCCGGCAGACCTGGCACTCCAGGCAGTCCAGGATCACCAGGTACTCCAGGAGGACCAGGAGGTCCAGGTGGACCAGGAGGTCCTGGAGGACCAGGAGGACCAAACGGACCCAATGGCCCTTCAAGCGGCGGATACTACCCAGGACAACCCGGCAGCCCTGGCACTCCAGGAAGCCCAGGATCACCAGGCACTCCAGGAGGACCAGGTGGACCAGGTGGACCAGGAGGTCCAGGAGGACCTGGTGGACCTAATGGACCCAATGGCCCTTCAAGCGGCGGCTACTACCCAGGACAACCCGGCAGCCCTGGCACTCCAGGCAGCCCAGGATCACCAGGCACTCCAGGAGGACCAGGAGGTCCGGGCGGACCAGGTGGCCCAGGAGGTCCCGGAGGGCCTAATGGACCCAATGGCCCTTCAAGCGGTGGCTACTACCCAGGACAACCCGGCAGCCCTGGCACTCCAGGCAGCCCAGGATCACCAGGCACTCCAGGAG GACCAGGAGGTCCGGGCGGGCCAGGTGGACCTGGAGGTCCCGGAGGGCCTAATGGACCCAATGGCCCTTCAAGCGGCGGATACTACCCAGGACAACCCGGCAGCCCTGGCACTCCAGGCAGCCCAGGATCACCAGGCACTCCAGGAGGTCCAGGAGGACCAGGTGGGCCAGGTGGACCAGGTGGCCCGGGAGGGCCAAACGGACCCAATGGCCCTTCGAACGGCGGATACTACCCAGGACAACCCGGCAGCCCCGGTTCACCAGGAAGCCCAGGATCACCAGGAACACCCG gtggTCCCGGAGGTCCAGGTGGTCCCGGTGGACCTGGAGGACCCGGTGGTCCCACCGACACAACAACTTATCCAGGACAATCAA GTGGCCAACCTAGTCAACCAGGACAGCCGGGATACCCAGGCAAACCAGGACAGCCTGGCTACCCAGGACAACCAGGACAACCAGGGCAACCAGGACAACCCGGACAGCCAGGACAAGGTGGCCAACCTGGTAAACCAGGACAGCCAGGATACCCAGGCCAACCAGGACAGCCAGGATACCCAGGACAACCAGGCCAACCAGGACAACCAGGACAGCCAGGACAAGGTGGTCAACCTGGTAAACCAGGACAGCCAGGATACCCAGGCCAACCAGGACAGCCTGGCTACCCAGGACAACCAGGACAACCAG gACAAGGAGGACAACCTGGTCAACCTGGACAGCCAGGTGGCCCAGGACAGCCAGGATACCCAGGACAACCAGGACAGCCAGGACAAGGTGGCCAACCTGGTAAACCAGGACAGCCAGGATACCCAGGACAACCAGGTCAGCCAGGATACCCAGGACAACCAGGACAACCCGGACAGCCAGGACAAGGTGGCCAACCTGGTAAACCAGGACAGCCAGGATACCCAGGCCAACCAGGACAGCCAGGATACCCAGGACAACCAGGACAACCCGGACAGCCAGGACAAGGTGGCCAACCTGGTAAACCAGGACAGCCAGGATACCCAGGCCAACCAGGACAGCCAGGATACCCAGGACAACCAGGACAACCCGGACAGCCAGGACAAGGTGGCCAACCTGGTAAACCAGGACAGCCAGGATACCCAGGCCAACCAGGACAGCCAGGATACCCAGGACAACCAGGACAACCCGGACAGCCAGGACAAGGTGGCCAACCTGGTAAACCAGGACAGCCAGGATACCCAGGACAACCAG GATACCCAGGACAACCAGGACAACCCGGACAGCCAGGACAAGGTGGCCAACCTGGTAAACCAGGACAGCCAGGATACCCAGGACAACCAGGACAGCCAGGATACCCAGGACAACCAGGACAACCCGGACAGCCAGGACAAGGTGGCCAACCTGGTAAACCAGGACAGCCAGGATACCCAGGTCAACCAGGACAGCCAGGCTACCCAGGACAACCAGGACAGCCAGGTGGCCCAGGACAGCAAGGACAACCGGGTTATCCAGGACAACCAG GACAACCAGGGCAAGGAGGACAACCTGGTCAACCTGGACAGCCAGGTGGCCCAGGACAGCCAGGATACCCAGGACAACCAGGTCAGCCCGGAAAACCGGGACAACCTGGGCAGCCAGGTTACCCAGGGCAGCCCGGTCAGCCAGGACAGCCAGGATACCCAGGGCAACCCGGTCAGCCAGGGCAGCCAGGATACCCAGGTCAACCAGGACAACCAGGTCAACCCGGAAAACCGGGACAACCCGGGCAGCCAGGATACCCAGGGCAACCCGGTCAGCCAGGACAGCCAGGACAACCAGGGCAGCCCGGATATCCAGAACAACCAGGACAGCCAG gaGGACCAGGACGTCCTGAAGACCTAACTAAACCAGGTCAGCCAGGATACCCAGGACAGCAAGGACAACCCGGTGGTCCAGGACAGCCAGGACAACCTGGATACCCAGGACAACCAG GTAAACCAGGACAACCTGGTCAACCAGGATATCCAGGACAGCCAGGACAGCCCGGATACCCGGGACAACCTGGTCAACCAGGACAGCCAGGTCAACAAGGACAACCAGGACAGCCTGGTAAACCAGGTCAGCCAGGCCAGCCAGGATATCCAGGACAACCTGGCAAACCAGGCGAACCAGGCCAACCAGGATACCCAGGACAACCAGGACAACCTGGCAAACCGGGTCAACCTGGCCAGCCAGGATACCCAGGACAAccag GTGAACCAGGCCAACCTGGTCAACCCGGACAGCCAGGACAACCAGGATACCCAGGACAGCCAGGACAACCCGGTGGTCCAGGTCAGCCAGGCCAACCAGGATACCCAGGACAGCCAGGTCAAGCAGGACAACCAGGTCAACCAGGATACCCCGGACAGCCCGGACAGCCAGGATACCCAGGACAGCAAGGACAACCTGGTGGCCCAGGACAGCCAGGGCAACCAGGTACACCAGGCCAGCCCGGCCAACCAGGATACCCAGGCCAACCAGGTCAACCAGGAGAACCTGGCAAACCAGGACAACCTGGCCAGCCAGGACAACCAGGATACCCAGGACAGCCCGGACAGCCAGGTTACCCTGGACAGCAAGGACAACCTGGTGGTCCAGGACAGCCAGGACAACCAGGATACCCAGGACAACCCGGACAACCAGGTCAACCAGGCCAGCCCGGCCAACCAGGATACCCAGGCCAACCAGGACAACCAGGAGAACCTGGCAAACCAGGACAACCTGGCCAGCCAGGACAACCAGGATACCCAGGACAGCCCGGACAGCCAGGTTACCCTGGACAGCAAGGACAACCTGGTGGTCCAGGACAGCCAGGACAACCAGGATACCCAGGACAACCCGGACAACCAGGTCAACCAGGCCAGCCCGGCCAACCAGGATACCCAGGCCAACCAGGTCAACCAGGATACCCAGGGCAACAAGGACAACCCGGTGGTCCAGGACAGCCAGGACAACCAGGATACCCAGGACAACCCGGACAACCAGGTCAACCAGGCCAGCCCGGCCAACCAGGATACCCAGGCCAACCAGGTCAACCAGGATACCCAGGGCAACAAGGACAACCCGGTGGTCCAGGACAACCCGGACAACCAGGTACACCAGGCCAGCCCGGCCAACCAGGATACCCAGGGCAGCCAGGTCAACCAGGAGAACCTGGTAAACCAGGACAACCCGGACAACCAGGTCAACCAGGATACCCCGGACAGCCCGGACAGCCAGGATACCCAGGACAGCAAGGACAACCCGGTGGTCCAGGACAACCCGGACAACCAGGTAAACCAGGACAACCCGGACAACCAG GATACCCAGGACAGCAAGGACAACCCGGTGGTCCAGGACAACCCGGACAACCAG GTACACCAGGCCAGCCCGGCCAACCAGGATACCCAGGGCAGCCAGGTCAACCAGGAGAACCTGGTAAACCAGGACAGCCTGGCCAACCAGGACAACCAGGATACCCAGGACAACCCGGACAACCAGGATACCCAGGACAGCAAGGACAACCCGGTGGTCCAGGACAGCCAGGGCAACCAGGATACCCAGGCCAACCAGGTCAACCAGGAGAACCTGGCAAACCAGGACAGCCTGGCCAGCCAGGACAACCAGGATACCCAGGACAGCCCGGACAACCAGGACAACCAGGGCAATCAG GTGGCCCCGGACAACCAGGACAACCTGGATATCCAGGACAACCAGGACAGCCTGGAGGGCCTGGACAACCTGGACAACCGGGTTACCCAGGACAGCCCGGACAGCCGGGATACCCAGGACAGCCAGGTCAGCCAGGTCAACCTGGACACCCAGGGCAGCCGGGATACCCAGGACAACCAGGACAACCAGGACAGCCCGGATACCCAGGACAACCAGGACAGCCCGGATACCCAGGTCAGCCAGGACAACCAGGACAACCAGGACAGCCGGGATACCCAGGACAACCAGGACAACCAGGACAGCCGGGATACCCAGGACAACCAGGACAGCCGGGATACCCAGGTCAGCCAGGACAACCAGGACAACCAGGACAGCCGGGATACCCAGGTCAGCCAGGACAACCAGGACAACCAGGACAGCCGGGATACCCAGGACAGCCAGGACAACCAGGCTACCCCGGACAGCCAGGACAACCAGGACAGCCGGGATACCCAGGTCAACCAGGACAATACCCAG ATTCTGAAACGGCACCGTCTGGCACCGGAGTACAACCACCTGCCACTGTAC